Proteins encoded within one genomic window of Papio anubis isolate 15944 chromosome X, Panubis1.0, whole genome shotgun sequence:
- the LOC100999222 gene encoding small integral membrane protein 10-like protein 2A: MAASAALSAAAAAAALSGLAVRLSRSAAARGSYGAFCKGLTRTLLTFFDLAWRLRMNFPYFYIVASVMLNVRLQVRIE, encoded by the coding sequence ATGGCGGCGTCGGCGGCTCTGTctgcggcagcggcggcggccgCCCTGTCTGGCCTGGCGGTGCGGCTGTCGCGCTCAGCGGCGGCCCGAGGCTCCTACGGCGCCTTCTGCAAGGGGCTTACGCGCACGCTGCTCACCTTCTTCGACCTGGCCTGGCGGCTGCGCATGAACTTCCCCTACTTCTACATCGTGGCCTCGGTGATGCTCAACGTCCGCCTGCAGGTGCGGATCGAGTGA
- the LOC116271997 gene encoding cancer/testis antigen 55-like has translation MAVLDFVPYKGDLLEVEYATELSISNIKASSVKPTRCIHVEEVRITSVHGRNGMIDYTIFFTLESVKIPDGYVPQVDDIVNVVMVENIQFCCNWRAVSITPAQKLSSRFQDDRGQGRPKRERRSQSV, from the exons ATGGCTGTTTTAGATTTTGTGCCTTATAAGGGTGACTTGTTAGAAGTTGAATATGCCACCGAGCTAAGCATCTCAAACATCAAGGCAAGCTCTGTGAAGCCCACCCGTTGTATTCATGTGGAAGAG GTCCGCATTACTAGCGTACATGGAAGAAATGGGATGATAGATTATACTATCTTTTTCACCTTGGAGTCTGTGAAAATTCCTGATGGATACGTACCTCAAGTAGACGATATCGTCAATGTGGTCATGGTGGAGAACATTCAGTTCTGCTGTAATTGGAGAGCGGTTTCTATCACCCCAGCGCAAAAATT GAGCAGCAGATTCCAGGATGACAGAGGCCAGGGACGGCCCAAAAGGGAACGTCGGAGCCAAAGCGTTTAA